The Dendropsophus ebraccatus isolate aDenEbr1 chromosome 3, aDenEbr1.pat, whole genome shotgun sequence genomic interval CATGTTTTTTATTACCTGTCACAATCAATAGGAGCGCAGTTTTCATTCTTTACACTAAAGAAAGCTGAGTTGCATTTGGGCGACTTGGCCAACAAGTCGGATGTTGTTATGCCAGCctcctatggttgtatccatgttttccaggcagccctagggctgcatccatcttctttagGCAGCGGGATTCAACAGACCGTGATCGGGTTTGTGCAAACCAGAACTTACTGTAAGATTGGCTCATTTCTACtttgtgtcactgtcgttaaaaatttCAAAaggtaaatcaacagtagatgtgatatatagcaagttagcaatttacattcattatttactttttagttattatggagaaaacggcacttcctgttttctgactgaaaaaaaagggtcagaaaacaggaagtcctgtgtatcccaggccaactgagtgctcacagagagggcagtcatgtgattgatggacgcattgagccgtcactctctgtactggccggaattcctgtgtttattccaccagtacaagtcagaaaacctgccttcaggagactggacctggattttttggtaagtacagctttgtattacagcatgagaacaacaacaaaaaaaaagaatataaattgaaaacttgctttatatcgcaTCTACTGTTGctttagagtttgaaagttataatgacagagacacttttaaaggggttatcaagcgttagaaaaacatggccactttcttccagagacagcactactttggtctctagttcagctgtgtttttcaattaaaggggttatcaagcgctacaaaaacatggccactttcttccagacacagaccctctcttgtctccagcttgggcggggttttgttgctcagttccattgaagtaaatggagcttaattgcaaactgcacctgaactggagacaagagtcgtgttgtctctgaaagaaagtggccatgtctttgtagcactggataacccctttaagctccattaactttcaTGGAACTGTGATGCAAAATCTCAACGAGACAGGAGAtaacagtggtgctgtctctggaagaaagtggccatgtttatctaaCACTGGATAAGTCCTTTTAAAAataggctttttattaacaaaattTTACAACTCTATCCGAGCCATGAGAGACATAcataccagtatatatacattGCCTCATGGATTCAAACAACACAAACTATTAAAaccttggggaagatttatcaaacatggtgtaaagtgaaactggctcagttgcccctagcaaccaatcagattccacctttcatttaccaaagaagattgccccccccccaccaccaccaccttatgTTAAGATAATAGAAAAGTGGCCATATTATCACCATTGTAACATCACCACCATCACGGTAAAAACACAATTGTCACATAATTATATAAATTGATGTTTATAGCACTGTACCAATATTACAGTAGTATTCATTACACCACTGTGGAATCCTTACAAAAGAACTCCTAAGAATTACTAACATTATCTCTTAATAACACACAGCAGAAATACTTTGACATCATCACAGAAGAACAATGGATTAGCaccattgtgatgtcatcacagtAACATCTTCACCAGTACCATTGTGAAATCATCTGGCTAGAATCCTGGCAAGCAGCGGATCACAAGAACTTCTAACTATGGATCCACATTTGTTCAGTCATCAAAGCACCTACGGATGTCTGAAATAAATCTTGCATGTACAGTGGGGTGaaaaaagtacagtggtaccttggtttaagagtaacttggtttaagagcgttttggtttaagagctcacagcttctcaaaattgtgacttggtttaagagcatcgctttggtttaagagctccctgtactgggtgggagtgtgagtgggggaggggcatggtctgcatagcggggtctacagcactgaactctgacccaggaagtctccctcaccttccaaatcaaaagcagatccacttcagtggacaggactgtggaggtaatctctccatagctgtaacccctctctccccggacagagagtgctgcatgtatgtgcccacatctcccctgctcattccttcatgctccctgcagtctctgtccgcccttgtgtttcccatcctctccattactgtacagtaacttataatatcacagattctgctgtttctgaatgtttgtttcatctgttttacatgttattcagaataatcaataattatttttggggtgtgaaaccaattgtctgcatatcagtgatttcttatgggaaaatttgctttggtttaagagtggatttgaattacaagctcagtcccggaacgaattatgctcgtaatccaaggcaccactgtatttgatacactgctgattttgcaagttttcccacctacaaagaatattTATAGTaagtacacttcacctgtgagagacagaacaTTAAAAAGAAATCATGCATGATTATTAAATCATGAATTGGCATTTTATTGCATGTAATTTGTATTTGATCACCtatcaaccagcaagaattctggctctcacaaacctgttatttttttctttaagaagctcttTCTACTCTGCACCCAATACCTGTATTGCATCTGTTTAAACTCgtaacctgtataaaaaaaatacctgtCACACCATTGCCAAGACCAAAGAGTTGTCTAAGGCCACCAGAGACATAATTGTAGACCTGAACAAGGCTGtagtgggctacaggacaataggcaagcagcttggtgagaagacaACTGTTGGcaaaattattagaaaatggaagaggCAAAAGATGACAATCTTCTTTGGACTGTATGAAAGATCTGTATGAAAGAGTAGGACAACACACATTCTAAAATATACATGGAGTGGGAgattttattaaacatggtgtaaagtgaatctggctcagttgctcctagcaaccaatcagattcctcctttcattcctcacagactctttggaaaatgaaaggtggaatctgattggttgctaggggcaactgagacaactctacttcacaccatgtttgataaatctgccccgtagtgtataatataataaaatatacatacagtAGCCCTCCCTTACATAGAATATACTGCACACACTGTGATAGAAATGCTAATGCTAAAGCacaaacaatacatatatatcatatcatGCATAATAGAAATGGATGGTCCACATGGTGGAAATATCAATATCTGTAAGCTaaaactccagcgaaaatctttttcttttaaatcaactggtttcagaaacttatatagctttgtaatttacttttattaaaaaaatctccagaggtgtaagcagagagcactgtgtcacaatgaaaatacaggccatacagcagctgataagtactggaagactagagatcttTAGatggaagtaaattaaaaatctatataactttctgacaccagttgatctgaaagaaaaagattttcgcaggtgtacccctttaagaccacatGGGGAGCATGTATCCAGCTCCAGTATCCCTCATAAAAActggggtactctggcgaaaatctatcagatcaactggttttagaaagttatatggatctttaattaacttctatttaaaaatctcaagtcttccagtacttctcagctgctatatgtcctacaggaagtggcatttcctgcagcacatacagcagctgataagtactataagacaagatttttttatttttttttttatatggaaataaattacaaatctctggcactttctgacaccagttgatttgaaagacaattttttttggcaatctacccctttaaaaacacagaTCTTCAGATCCATGATATCCCTCTGGTGGTAATCCATGAAATGTCTGGAAAGGCTGACAATGACCtgatagaacacaggtgtcaaactcaggccctccagctgttgcaaaactacaattcccatcagccaaagctttagtaaaCTAGTGCTCTGCGGGTAAATCTATGGCGTTTTATcctgtgcacttttttctttacaagtcatgtgattctttcatcatgtgattccaggatttCTACTGAAGAACTTGGTgaagataaagtaaaaaaaaaacaccaacatgcatagaaaaatgtattttttcctaTTGGAAGAAAAATGCCACtattacttaaagtgtacctgccatttCATGTTACAGTTAGGGCCTcctcttataataataataataatttttatttatatagcgccaacagattccgcagcactttacaattctgggggtacatacatagacaaaaaatagacattgcagagatatacatataaggTCCCCCCCGCCACCAGTAAGCCCCGCTGATACACCTTGTCATCTgtcggtaagccccacccctcaCCTGTACAAGTGAAAGTGCCTATGCACTTTGTGCAAGGTCTGTGAAAGTGCTTCCGCTCCAATACCTGCAGTGCACAGACTGGAAGACAGATGTAGCGCCgttcagggatttcaatcaaatGATTGCCTTGCTTGGGCGCGAGTATGGGGGCGGGACTTCCTGTGTATTAACTTTTTTTAATGAAGAAAGAGCTGAGATTTTGGCCAGTATAACAGCGAGTAAGAAATAATGCAAACAGCACCCCCTGGTGTTAGAAGGTAGAGGCTAGGTTCAAAACATATTATGGCcaaaatatttaaaattaaaaaataatattataagattgtcagtaagcccaggtgctgttgtttttttttttatgtttttttatttaaatgacaggtactctttaaaaaaaaaaggccataccCTGAATATGCTACAATTTTGATCACTCTGCACTGAGCCTAAAAACGACAcagtagtatagtgtatagtgtatagtgtaagaAAAAGCTATtacgttttgtttgtttttttaactagaGGTTGTAccataggctgtttccatgttttcccggactcctttgggctgcatctaacttcttcaggcaccagtatccaaatgccgaacaatcgaacTTGTGTGCTCATCTTTAGTATACAAAAagtgggacatttatcaagactgcccCCCTTTCCATGGCGAATGTCAGGGGCGCAtcttcatacatgtccccccaaGTGTATATCCAGCCTTACACAATTCAGTATCAGTCTGTgcacattttttcattctatCTACTGTTGAAtgaatgaggaaaaaaaatatatcttcaTGGATCCTGGGAAAAAACgatcataagggtatgttcacattgctgATCTGTTGCGGAACATACTTAGTATTTCTACTGACAAGCAAATCAATGTATATACAATCAGCCGCAGATCAGctgcaaaaaaaatctgcatcagatccgcagtataaggctatgttcacactacttaagtaCCGAAGcaattacagccgttgttgctgatttgcaacaacggccgtgaataccacggtacttacgtagtgctgcatctgagagaatcccagccggagtgcatacacatagggggagattaatcaaatatggtgtaaagtgaaactggctcagttgcccctagcaaccaatcagattccacctttcattcctcacagactctttggaaaatgaaaggtggaatctgattggttgctaggggcaactgagccagtctcactttacaccatgtctgataaatctctattatagtatacactccatggATCACTAGCagagccgcaaaaaactgacatcagttttctgcggccgcagaaaacctgtcagttcacacagctttggccgcacgctccattgtgagcagcagggaattcgaatgcaggcgcacactgatgcgcccgcatccaaattcagcggcagtgaagattatccggccggtactgcagtaccgactgggGTGGTCTtttctgaggctgggttcacactacgtatatttcagtcagtattgtggtcctcatatggcaaccaaaaccaggagtggattgaaaacacagaaaggatctgttcacacattgttgaaattgagtggatggccgccatataacagtaaataactgccattatttcaatacaacggccgttatattgaaataatggcagttatttaccgttatatggcggccatccactcaatttcaacattgtgtgaacagagcctctctgtgttttcaatccactcctggttgaggttgcaaaatactgacttactgaaatacagtggtgccttggattccgagcataattcgttccgggaccgtgcttgtaatccaaatccactcttctaccaaagcaaattttcccataagaaatcactgatatgcagacaattggttccacaccccaaaaaacccccagatgaaacaaacattcataaacagcagaatatgtgatatgtgatattataagttactgtacagtaatggagaggatgggaaacacaattgctgacagagactgcagggagcatgaaggaatgagcagggcagatgtgggcacatacatgcagcgctctctatccggggagagaggggtcacagctatgaagagattacctccacagtcctgtcagctgatgcaagccccagcctgaagtggatctgctgatttggaagatgagggagacttcctgggtcagagtagagggctgtagaccccgctatgcagaccatgtccctcctccactcaccctcccacccagtacagagagctcgtaaaccaaagcaatgctcttaaaccaagtcacagttttgaaaaactgtgagctcttaaaccaaaatgctcttaaaccaaggtaccactgtatactgtgtgtgaacccagcctgacaccggccgttccgtgacctggtcggatcacggaacggctggtgtcttactacgtgagaacatagcctaataacgtACAAAACCGTGGGTTTCCGACATGGTGTCTGATTCTTTTTTAGTCAGAAAATAAGCACAGCATGTTGTACAATAGCACAGCTATCTTGTACGATTCCTGCAACATAGGCACCTAAGGGTGTGAGCCCCGTGTAAGGGTGTGAAAAGTCACCTGTAAATATGAGCCATGATTTTATCTCATTGCGCTCAGATTACACACCATGACTGATAATGGAAGCCTTATCATCTGTTACATGTTCTTCTTTTAGCCTCATTCCTTATTAAAAGTTAAATAATATTGTAATCGTCCAGTCGAGAAGAGTGTGAATAAACCTATTTCCTctccaaatataaaaaaaataaaaaattaaatcagaTGGTTTGCATtgtgtatatttctgtatatagaagGATTGCcttgaatgtgtgtgtgtttctttaAGAGGAAGTAGCTGAGAGGCGTATCAGGAATCCACCAATCAGGAGCTTGCAGTTTGTCCTTTGCTACATAGTAGATCAGCAGCCGGTCGTCTTGCAGTGTGCGGCCAACTCTCACCATGCCTTTCCTGGATTTCGATACCAACCTTCCCCAGCAAAGTATACCAGATGACTTTGCTGAAAAGCTTTGTTCAGCTGCTGCATCAATTCTGGGCAAACCTAAGGATGTAAGTAGAAGGCTGAGTATCCTGGCCTGTATTCTTACAGCAAGATCACTATGCTTTGTATACTTGTGActgtgagggtccatttacacagaaagattatctgacagatttaaagccaaagccagaaacagactataaacagagattgggtcataaaggaaagcctgagtttttcctcttttcaaatcaattcctggctttggcttcaaatctttgacagataatctgtcaaataatctttctgtgtaaatggaccttaaggctggggctacatAGCGATACATGTTATATGACTTGCTTGCTACTTTATTACAATTGGGCTGTTAAAAGAATAGCCAAATGATAGAGAAACTGCTGCAGGTTGCAGTCACATGCGACTTGCATTGATGTCAGTGGTGACAAAGTCTTGTGCAACCTACCACCAAAAATCCATCAAATGTGGATTTTTTTTGTGACTGTTGCAATATAactttataggctgggttcacactacgtatatttcagtcagtattgtggtcctcatattgcaaccaaaaccaggagtagattaaaaacacagaaaggctctgttcacacaatgttgaaattgagtggatggccgccatataacagtaaataacggccattatttcgatacaacagccgttgttttaaaataacagcaaatatttgccatttaatggcggccatccactcaatttcaacattgtgtgaacagagcctttctgtgttttcaatccactcctggttttggttgcaatatgaggatcacaatactgactgaaatatacgtagtgtgaacccagccataagatGCAATGTCACACTGTCGTCTTCATGTCATGCAACCAAAGTCGCCATGTAGCCCTAGCTGAAAGCGCTGATTTAGCCACTTTTCAGAAACTATCTGGCTTCACATAGGGGAGAGGCAAtatctataatggaaagatttgcaccttttttctttactttagatccactcctggttttagctaAAAATACTGAGCTAAATCCTGCATGTGACCCCAGCCTGGGGGTGTACTTACCTTAGTTGTTTGTCACTTATATTGCTGTTCTGCTGTGTCTACAAATAATGTGCGGTATACTCACCCTTGGTTAATAACACAGAAGTAGGACATAGTTCAGTGCTGCTAGAAATTGAGGCAGGAACTAGAATATAACTCCGAATTAGTCGCTTTTACTACAACCtattggtattaaaggggttgtccggcgataaaaaattattcacagaataacacacattacaaagttatacaactttgtaatgtatgttatgtctgtgaatggcccccttccccgtgtttccccctacccacgctagacccggaagtgtggtgcattatactcaccgcatgtcgtgtcgtccacggtctccgatcgtcagcagtgacgtcttcttcgtgagtccggcggatcttcccgagtgctggccgccctctgcagcgtcatccgaagctcagccgcgattggctgagcataactgtgctcagccaatcgcggctgagcggctgatgacgcggccacgtcatcagctgctcagccgcgattggctgagcacagttatgctcagccaatcgcggctgagcttcggatgacgctgcagagggcggccagcactcgggaagatccgctggcctcccgaagaagacgtcactgctgaggatcggagaccgtggtcggcacgtgacaggtaatgtatagcgcaccacacttccgggtacacgggtgggggtggtgggacacggggaagggggccattcacagacataacatacattacaaagttgtataactttgtaatgtgtgttattctgtgaataatttttttcgccggataacccctttaagatcaaaagAACACCTATCACTTGGGCCGAGTTCTTCTTGAATCTCTGatgccttttaaaaaaatatatgttccttaaaatcgctccattcccagccttataacacttttatcctttggtctatggggctgtgtgaggtgtcattttttgcgccatgatctgtactttctatcggtaccttgattgcgcattggcaactttttaatcgctttttattacaatttttctggatctgctgcgaccacaaatgtgcaattttgcactttggaatttgtttgcgcttacgccatttaatgaaggaatgaaataaatttaatagttcgggcgattacgcacgcagcgatagcaaacatgtttgatgagatcagtgttctattgctctagGCTGCTGCAacagaatgccgagccgggatcagtgccattacggcctttgtcgttaaggggttaaagggttttcTGGGACTTCTTGACCATTATCTGATTGGCTGAGGTCTGATATCTGGAACCCCACCGATCAAGTGTTTGCCAGAGCATAAGCGCCCGCACACACGTAAAAAGATGTAAGCAGACAGCTCAGTACACATAGTAATGGTCATgaatcagaagacctgcacgtggtacatgaggcaatatggtttggccaaattatatactaacttctgatgttggttttaaatatagctgaataagctttcgtgtcagccatgggtgcgatgtgcagccatttctgtctttttggcttgtgcacatAGTAATGGTcatactgggttactgcagctcagctctaaaATGAATGGGAGCTGAACTGCAGTAACTTTGAATAGTCAGTACATGAAAGTTGTGGTTGTCCCTGGCTCCGGCCGATTGGCGATGTGCTGGGTGTCAATCCTTAAGCACATTCGGATTTGTTCGAACACGaaaatatggaaaacatggatacagctatgttctccaggacttcctatattagtgtgtaggggagggggggagcccatacagttttttgctatggggccccatgaatcctatctACGCCCCTGCATTTAGGGAAAgtgagaatacagcatgctgccaCTAACCTGAGTGTAATGAAATATTCTGCATTTCAGTGGGGAACtgacaggagtgctgtgggaggggggtAAGGCCCCTTTTAACCTTTAGGCACAAGGTAgcttgattggggggggggggggggggtgcagtttttgGGCCAACGCTAGAAGACTAGAATCCACTCTGAATCAGACGGGCACCATGCCTCAGGTCACCAGCATCGTCTGAATTGGAGTCAGGGTCTGATATAGGCCACTGTATGTCTACAGTCTGTCACATGAGTATATTAGCCATACATTTAGCACTAAAACAGGGCTGGATTCTTCCCACTTTAGGCAAGATTTTGCATGGCATTTTTTTTGGTGGGAAAAAACTGTGTGAATCTACTTTTAATAGAAGTGCCAATGAAGCTATAGTAAGTTCATACATTACAAGTGATAGCAAATATTTTGTATTTAGAAAATGCAACTTTTTAAGTCAACATCGATCATACATATAACATGCTTTTCTTTGTCCCTACAGAGAGTGAATGGTACCGTGCGGAGTGGGCTGTCAATGATAGTAGCTGGCTCCTCCGCCCCTTGTGCTCAGCTGGTAATCTCTTCCATCGGAGTTGTGGGCACTGCAGAACAGAACAAGGAGCACAGCGCAAAATTATTTGAGTTTCTTACCAAGGAACTGAACTTGGGGCAAGACAGGTACATACTGAATGGTTCCATTGCTATGATGAACTCTATAGAGAGTACACAGTTCAATTAGAACCTCAGGGCTCTGTCTTTGGTTTATATGGAGCAGTAATGGGGCTGGTATGTATATGTCTGATTCTGGGAGAAACTGTCAGGAGATAAGGGGCATGCTCCGCTGTACTTTGTATGTACACAGACTTTTAGGGAAATCCTTGAGAGCGGCAAATACTATCTATACTTTGGCTAATAAAAGGAGGACACAAGTAGGGAAGACACCCCACCTCCACCTTGCTTATCATATCCAAACACCTAACTTTGGATCATACTGTAGGCCCAACACTACTTTTCTTATGATTCGGTGTTGTAAAGGGATCCTATCAGCAAAaagtacatagggggagatttatcaaacatggtgtaaagtgaaactggctcagttgcccctagcaaccaatcagattccacctttcattcctcacagactctttggaaaatgaaaggtggaatctgattggttgctaggggcaactgagccagtttcactttacacggtgcttgataaatctcccccatagtcctcaGAAAAGCGagtaagggaccttttatatTTAAACATTTGTTGGCCGCAAACAGGCGGCGATTACCACTTACAGTGCCTCTACACAGCATGACAAatcggggggccgggctgcacgaacgatccttgtattattagtgcagccatggaaactgacagcacggatatgcatatatctgtgctgtcagtttccagatcataggcaaagcatacttaccttctgtgctgcttgtgatccggcatcccgaTACAACAGTGGCCGGAGGACTGGAGAATGGGATCAGAAGCAGTgttgatggtaagtatgcactgaaGCTTGTGATCTAGAAAGAGGtagcacggatatatacatatccgtgCTGTAAGTTTCCCTTTTGCTATCGGACGCACATCCCGTTGGggcaggaagatgtgtggccagTAACAATAGATTTTGAAGCCTGCTCTAAAAAAGTAATCATATAAGGATCGGGCGTTGTCCCACtgcttggctgatcgctgtcacttttacagaggccgattatcagccacatGAGCGTTTATAGGAGCACTTGTTGCtcataatcggcccatgtaaaaggcctttAACTTAGCTGCCTGATTGCAGATTGACTGTGATAAGAAATAGTTACTATTATAATGGTTACATATAATACCTGTATTAATCCTTAATGTTTTTGTTCTTAAGGATTCTACTACGCTTTTACCCACTGGAGCCCTGGCAAATAGGCAAAAAAGGAACAGTCATGACCTTCTTGTGATACCTTCAGCAGACCCCAGCGGGACCATGTCTTACCACACATTCCTGCTTCTTACCAGTCCACCATAACAGCTATGAATAACAGCAAATCGGGTCAGAAACTGTGTGAAAATAGAAGATTTTAATGTAATTGTATAACATCCAGGTGCTCACATCCTTCCGGTACGGTCACATGGCGGATTCTTCTAATCTTGGATCCTCGTCAGAAATCCAATGCATGCCGACCTTCCATGCCATGTGAATTTATAAACTAGGGTTTAATTTCCCATGATGTGACGTAGTAATAACATGGATAATGATGAGTTGTCCGTAAAGGCAGCAACATGACATGTAACTCATGTGAAGTACCTTAATAATGGATGTTGAAGGGATTAGATGCTGTATAATGGTCCAGTAACAAATAAAGTATGGTTCATTTGGATTTCATCTGCTCTTTTCATGTTATTTTCATACATTTGTTTCTATTAGAGGATTTTATAAGTACATTTGTTAATGCGATATTAGAAAATAAAGCTTCAAACCATATTTTTTGTGGTGTCCGGCACAGGGTATTCAGGATTTTGCTCTGTGGTATAGTGGAATAGTGAAAAAGTCTATGCTACTCTGTCCAGCAAAAAGAAaccataaatttttttctggcaggaagtgtattgcttcacacagtaacagtgcccctcagtgcccccatataagcagttatgcccaacatgtgcccccaaatagtattaAGGCCACAATGTGTCCCCATATGATATAGGAGGTATTCTCTGTGCATTTATATGG includes:
- the LOC138786983 gene encoding D-dopachrome decarboxylase-B-like codes for the protein MPFLDFDTNLPQQSIPDDFAEKLCSAAASILGKPKDRVNGTVRSGLSMIVAGSSAPCAQLVISSIGVVGTAEQNKEHSAKLFEFLTKELNLGQDRILLRFYPLEPWQIGKKGTVMTFL